The following coding sequences are from one Bacillaceae bacterium S4-13-56 window:
- the putP gene encoding sodium/proline symporter PutP: MDNATLITFIVYLVGMLVIGVVGYRLTINLSDYVLGGRRLGPGVAALSAGASDMSSWLILGLPGAAYVLGFASAWICIGLSIGAYLNWQFVARRLRSYTEVANDSITVPDFLENRFRDTSKSLRVISAIVILIFFTFYTSSGLVGGAKLFEASFNLSYTQALWIGAAVIISYTFLGGFLAVSWTDFLQGILMILALIVVPIRAISEVGGWGEAVQAVGEVNPGALDIMSGATFIGVVSLLAWGLGYFGQPHIITRFMALRSTKDVPKARLIGMTWMVIGLFGAIFTGFAGIAYVANVSTAGMPFATEVSNGVTVLVDSEQIFIAFSQLLFDPWVAGILLAAILAAIMSTIDSQLLVSSSAVAEDFYKAVLRKKASDRELVWVGRLSVVAIALLAIYLAYSAEATVLELVAYAWGGFGGAFGPIILFSLFWKRMTRNGALAGIIIGALTIFIWGNYLTGGPGGIFDLYEIVPAFILNSIAIVVFSLLDKEPSLEIQEEFDRAKTI; the protein is encoded by the coding sequence ATGGATAACGCAACATTAATTACATTTATTGTTTATTTAGTTGGTATGTTAGTCATAGGTGTTGTGGGCTATCGATTAACTATTAATCTATCAGACTATGTATTAGGTGGAAGAAGGTTAGGGCCTGGAGTCGCTGCCTTGAGTGCTGGGGCTTCTGATATGAGTAGTTGGTTAATTCTTGGTTTACCAGGAGCAGCTTATGTTTTAGGTTTTGCGTCTGCATGGATTTGCATTGGATTATCTATTGGTGCATATTTAAACTGGCAGTTTGTTGCACGTCGCTTACGTAGTTATACGGAGGTTGCGAACGATTCGATTACTGTTCCAGATTTTTTAGAAAATCGTTTTCGTGATACTTCAAAATCACTTCGAGTTATTTCTGCCATTGTCATTTTGATCTTTTTTACCTTTTATACTTCTTCAGGATTGGTTGGGGGAGCAAAACTATTTGAAGCATCCTTTAATCTTTCATATACACAAGCACTATGGATTGGTGCTGCTGTAATCATTTCCTATACATTTTTAGGCGGTTTCTTGGCTGTAAGTTGGACAGATTTCCTTCAAGGAATATTAATGATCTTAGCCCTTATTGTTGTTCCTATCCGTGCGATCAGCGAAGTTGGAGGATGGGGGGAAGCTGTACAAGCGGTTGGTGAAGTAAATCCCGGTGCCCTAGATATTATGTCTGGAGCAACCTTCATTGGCGTGGTTTCACTCTTAGCTTGGGGATTGGGCTACTTCGGTCAGCCTCACATTATTACACGCTTTATGGCCCTTCGTTCAACTAAAGATGTTCCTAAAGCGCGTTTGATAGGTATGACTTGGATGGTTATTGGATTGTTTGGTGCTATCTTCACTGGTTTTGCAGGTATTGCTTATGTTGCAAACGTAAGTACAGCGGGAATGCCTTTTGCAACAGAAGTGAGCAATGGTGTTACGGTTCTTGTCGATTCTGAGCAAATTTTTATCGCCTTCTCACAATTGCTATTTGATCCATGGGTTGCAGGTATTTTATTAGCAGCGATCCTTGCAGCCATTATGAGTACCATCGATTCCCAGTTACTTGTATCTTCTAGTGCCGTAGCTGAGGATTTCTATAAGGCTGTTCTACGCAAAAAAGCATCTGATCGTGAACTTGTATGGGTAGGACGTCTTTCTGTTGTAGCTATCGCACTTTTAGCTATTTATCTAGCATATAGTGCAGAAGCGACTGTACTAGAACTTGTTGCCTATGCGTGGGGAGGATTTGGTGGCGCCTTTGGACCAATTATCCTCTTCTCCTTATTCTGGAAACGCATGACTCGCAACGGTGCACTAGCTGGTATTATCATCGGTGCTTTAACGATCTTCATTTGGGGTAACTATCTAACTGGTGGTCCTGGCGGAATCTTTGATCTTTACGAAATTGT